A stretch of the Bordetella genomosp. 8 genome encodes the following:
- a CDS encoding ABC transporter permease, whose product MLRYVLRRLLYTLPIAIGVSLVCFALVHLAPGDPISAVLPENASPAVIQEVRAAYGFDKPLPAQYFIWLKRVLTGDLGTSIKTGRPVLWEIVPAIRNSMLLAAAAIALAFAGGCLLGTLAGYTRRPTVDRAVTALAVTGVSLPHYWLGMVLIVLFSVQLRLLPATGMGAPDIAHLILPAVTLAVIPMGILARSVRASVGEIRRQEFVQTLYAKGLGGGQVLAHVAKNAAPAVMAVMGLQFAQMLGGSILVETVFAWPGTGFLLNAAIFTRDLPILQGTILVLAMLFVFTNLIVDMLQMLVDPRVKRA is encoded by the coding sequence ATGCTGCGTTACGTGCTTCGCCGTCTGCTCTATACCTTGCCCATCGCCATCGGCGTCTCGCTGGTCTGCTTCGCGCTCGTGCACCTGGCCCCCGGCGACCCGATCAGCGCGGTGCTGCCGGAGAACGCCTCGCCGGCGGTGATCCAGGAGGTCCGGGCAGCCTACGGCTTCGACAAGCCGCTGCCCGCGCAGTATTTCATCTGGCTCAAGCGGGTGCTCACCGGCGACCTGGGCACGTCGATCAAGACGGGACGGCCCGTGCTGTGGGAAATCGTGCCGGCCATCCGCAACTCCATGCTGCTGGCGGCCGCGGCCATCGCCCTGGCCTTCGCGGGCGGCTGCCTGCTCGGCACGCTGGCCGGCTACACGCGGCGTCCCACGGTGGATCGCGCGGTGACGGCGCTGGCGGTGACCGGCGTGTCGCTGCCGCACTATTGGCTGGGCATGGTGCTGATCGTGTTGTTCTCCGTACAGCTGCGGCTGCTGCCGGCCACCGGGATGGGCGCGCCGGATATCGCTCACCTGATCCTGCCGGCGGTCACGCTGGCCGTCATTCCCATGGGCATCCTGGCCCGGTCGGTGCGTGCGTCGGTGGGCGAGATACGCAGGCAGGAATTCGTCCAGACGCTGTACGCCAAGGGCCTGGGCGGCGGGCAGGTACTGGCGCACGTGGCCAAGAATGCCGCGCCCGCCGTGATGGCCGTCATGGGGCTGCAGTTCGCGCAGATGCTGGGCGGCTCCATCCTGGTGGAGACGGTCTTCGCCTGGCCCGGCACGGGCTTCCTGCTGAACGCCGCGATCTTCACGCGCGACCTTCCCATCCTGCAGGGGACCATCCTGGTGCTGGCGATGCTCTTCGTCTTCACCAACCTGATCGTGGACATGCTGCAGATGCTGGTCGATCCGCGCGTCAAGCGCGCTTGA
- a CDS encoding amidase: MNGDPTFLTIAQASRMIADKTLSPVELTQACLSRMEAVDAALCSFITPTPELALAQARAAEAEIARDGPRGPLHGIPYSLKDIYETAGIRTTGQSRVLADYVPTQDCPAQQALQAAGGVLLGKTTTWEFAHGGPSWDVVAPPAHNPWNTARHPAGSSSGSGAAIAAGLCPASMGSDTGGSIRMPAAACGISGIKPTYGRVSRRGVLPNSFSHDHTGPMAWTSEDLAILLGVVAGHDPLDPGSARHPVPDYRAALNGDLRGLKIGVPWAWMEAEAPISPGSRQALDHALDVLRGLGAIVQPITLPSLLAYNDCKRVIAMAELFSIHQHTLRNAPDLLGASLRYRIIGGALLRAEDYVQAMRMRAELAAAMQAAFEQVDLIVTHCAEPAGKLEPTSPHWMFSQPNYTTPFNSAGNPALSVCNGFDADGMPYSLQIAGRLFDEATVLRAGDAYEKATAWRSRRPDIAALAAEAASRRGDGAAPADARPGARPIATSPATA, encoded by the coding sequence ATGAACGGCGACCCGACTTTCCTGACCATCGCGCAGGCCAGCCGCATGATCGCGGACAAGACACTGTCGCCGGTGGAGCTGACGCAGGCCTGCCTGTCCCGCATGGAAGCGGTGGACGCCGCCTTGTGCAGCTTCATCACCCCCACGCCGGAGCTGGCCCTGGCACAGGCGCGCGCCGCCGAAGCGGAAATCGCACGTGACGGCCCGCGCGGACCCTTGCACGGCATCCCCTACTCGCTGAAGGACATCTACGAAACGGCCGGCATCCGCACTACCGGGCAATCCCGCGTGCTGGCCGACTACGTGCCAACGCAAGACTGCCCCGCGCAACAAGCCCTGCAAGCGGCGGGCGGCGTGCTGCTGGGCAAGACCACCACCTGGGAATTCGCCCACGGCGGCCCCTCCTGGGACGTGGTGGCGCCCCCCGCCCACAATCCCTGGAACACCGCCCGCCATCCGGCCGGTTCTTCCTCCGGATCCGGCGCGGCCATCGCCGCGGGCCTTTGTCCGGCCAGCATGGGATCCGATACCGGCGGATCCATACGCATGCCGGCCGCGGCATGCGGCATCTCCGGCATCAAGCCCACGTATGGCCGCGTCAGCCGGCGCGGCGTGCTGCCGAACTCCTTCAGCCACGATCACACGGGCCCGATGGCCTGGACCTCGGAGGACCTGGCCATCCTGCTGGGCGTCGTCGCTGGCCATGATCCGCTCGATCCCGGCAGTGCCCGTCATCCCGTGCCCGACTATCGCGCCGCGCTGAACGGCGACCTGCGCGGCCTGAAGATAGGGGTGCCATGGGCCTGGATGGAAGCAGAAGCGCCGATCTCTCCGGGCTCTCGGCAGGCGCTGGACCACGCCCTGGACGTCCTGCGCGGCCTGGGCGCCATCGTGCAGCCCATTACGCTGCCCTCCCTGCTGGCCTACAACGATTGCAAGCGCGTGATCGCCATGGCCGAGCTGTTCTCGATCCACCAGCACACGCTGCGCAACGCGCCCGACCTGCTGGGCGCCAGCTTGCGCTACCGCATCATCGGCGGCGCGCTGCTGCGCGCCGAAGACTATGTGCAGGCGATGCGCATGCGCGCGGAACTCGCGGCTGCCATGCAGGCGGCATTCGAACAGGTAGACCTGATCGTCACGCATTGCGCCGAGCCGGCCGGCAAGCTGGAGCCCACGTCGCCGCACTGGATGTTCAGCCAGCCGAACTACACGACACCCTTCAACTCCGCCGGTAATCCGGCCCTGTCGGTCTGCAACGGCTTCGATGCCGACGGCATGCCGTATTCGCTGCAGATCGCCGGCCGGCTTTTCGATGAAGCCACCGTGCTGCGCGCCGGCGATGCCTACGAAAAGGCAACCGCCTGGCGCTCGCGGCGGCCGGACATCGCGGCACTTGCCGCCGAAGCCGCCAGCCGCCGGGGCGACGGCGCGGCACCGGCGGACGCCCGCCCAGGCGCGCGCCCCATCGCGACGAGTCCCGCGACGGCCTAG
- a CDS encoding tripartite tricarboxylate transporter substrate binding protein — translation MSPDGAARGYPSHPITLIVTFPPGGGTDLLARRLGAALQQDLGQTVVVENRPGASGNIGAREVAQAAPDGYTLLMVNSSYAINPGVYRDLPFSPKHDLKGVINVAFVPSVLAVPASSPFHTLADALAAAGQGGKALAYASCGNGTPQHLAGEMLRIASGRQLQHVPYKGCGPALTDVLSGQVGIGIITASSAAPFLASGKLRALAVTSPQRSELMPSVPTVAEQGFPGYALDQWHGLLAPARTPPAVIAKLNAAVAAIMNRADTRQALLQLGYSPTASTPQAFQALIDNDIDRFGQLTARMGLHAD, via the coding sequence ATGTCGCCAGACGGGGCGGCGCGCGGCTATCCGTCGCATCCCATCACCCTTATCGTGACCTTCCCACCTGGCGGCGGTACCGATCTGCTGGCGCGCCGCCTGGGCGCGGCACTGCAGCAGGACCTGGGCCAGACCGTGGTGGTGGAAAACCGGCCGGGGGCCAGCGGCAACATCGGCGCGCGCGAGGTCGCTCAGGCCGCGCCGGACGGCTATACCTTGCTGATGGTCAACAGTTCCTACGCCATCAACCCCGGCGTGTACCGCGACCTGCCGTTCTCGCCCAAGCATGACCTGAAGGGCGTGATCAATGTCGCCTTCGTGCCGTCGGTGCTGGCGGTGCCGGCGTCGTCGCCTTTCCACACGCTGGCAGATGCCCTGGCGGCGGCGGGGCAGGGCGGCAAGGCGCTGGCCTATGCGTCCTGCGGCAACGGCACGCCGCAGCACCTGGCGGGTGAAATGCTGCGCATCGCGAGTGGTCGGCAATTGCAGCACGTGCCCTACAAGGGTTGCGGGCCCGCGCTCACCGACGTGCTGTCCGGGCAGGTGGGCATCGGCATCATCACCGCGTCCAGCGCCGCACCTTTCCTGGCGTCCGGCAAGCTCAGGGCGCTGGCGGTGACGTCGCCGCAGCGCAGCGAGTTGATGCCTTCGGTGCCTACCGTGGCGGAGCAGGGGTTTCCAGGCTATGCGCTGGACCAGTGGCACGGCCTGCTGGCCCCGGCCAGGACGCCGCCGGCCGTGATCGCCAAACTGAACGCCGCCGTGGCCGCGATCATGAACCGCGCCGATACGCGCCAGGCGCTGCTGCAACTGGGCTACAGCCCGACGGCCAGTACGCCGCAGGCGTTCCAGGCCCTGATCGACAACGATATCGACCGCTTCGGCCAGCTGACGGCGCGCATGGGGCTGCACGCCGATTGA
- a CDS encoding TetR/AcrR family transcriptional regulator has translation MREMPVPAEGEIRGEDAADMPVPDRILRVAKDLIARTGPFNTTVRDICDASGVNVASIHYYYGSKDALVKSVLLSVMEPVNIERRIRLEDARQRYGHGPLPVPVILESLLRPLVVCERDEDGGRLFVRMEHHLRAMPDSDYTLFVAQHLDGYAQLFIDALAQTLPRYSRSEIIWRYEFVRGSAMHLLANCDPLSRKFQVLAGKGGMIDLNDDELILRELLGIAMLGIGAPAVWSAEAGA, from the coding sequence ATGAGGGAAATGCCGGTCCCCGCGGAAGGAGAAATCCGCGGCGAGGATGCCGCCGACATGCCGGTGCCGGACCGTATCCTGCGTGTGGCCAAGGACCTGATCGCGCGCACGGGGCCTTTCAATACCACCGTGCGCGATATCTGCGACGCCTCCGGTGTCAACGTTGCGTCCATCCACTACTACTACGGGTCCAAGGACGCGCTGGTGAAATCCGTGCTGCTGTCCGTCATGGAGCCGGTCAACATCGAACGGCGCATACGGCTGGAAGATGCGCGCCAGCGCTACGGCCACGGGCCGCTGCCCGTTCCCGTGATACTCGAAAGCCTGCTGCGCCCGCTGGTCGTCTGCGAGCGGGACGAGGACGGCGGCCGCTTGTTCGTGCGCATGGAGCATCACCTGCGCGCCATGCCGGACAGCGATTACACACTGTTCGTCGCGCAGCACCTGGACGGTTATGCGCAGCTTTTCATCGATGCGCTTGCGCAGACCTTGCCGCGCTACAGCCGCTCCGAGATCATCTGGCGCTATGAATTCGTGCGCGGGTCGGCGATGCATCTGCTGGCGAATTGCGATCCGCTGTCACGCAAGTTCCAGGTGCTGGCCGGCAAGGGCGGCATGATCGATCTCAACGACGACGAACTGATCCTGCGCGAACTGCTGGGGATCGCGATGCTGGGCATCGGCGCGCCCGCCGTATGGAGCGCTGAGGCGGGCGCGTAG
- the fabI gene encoding enoyl-ACP reductase FabI translates to MGFLAGKRILVTGVLSNRSIAYGIARACHRQGAELAFTYVGDRFKDRVTEFAAEFGSDIVLPCDVSEDAQIEAAFTELGQRWDGLDGLVHSIGFAPREAIAGDFLEGLSREGFRIAHDVSAYSFPAMAKAALPLMKGRNGSVLTLTYLGAERVVPNYNTMGLAKASLEASVRYLATALGPQGIRANGISAGPIKTLAASGIKDFSSILKFVESNAPLRRNVSIDDVGNVAAFMLSDLAAGVTGEITHVDAGFSTIVPGME, encoded by the coding sequence ATGGGCTTTCTAGCCGGCAAACGCATACTGGTCACGGGCGTGCTGTCCAACCGCTCCATCGCCTATGGCATCGCGCGGGCCTGCCACCGCCAGGGCGCCGAACTGGCGTTTACCTACGTCGGCGATCGCTTCAAGGACCGTGTCACGGAATTTGCCGCCGAGTTCGGCAGCGACATCGTGCTGCCCTGCGACGTGTCGGAAGACGCGCAGATCGAAGCCGCCTTCACCGAACTCGGCCAGCGCTGGGACGGCCTGGACGGGCTGGTGCACTCCATCGGCTTCGCGCCGCGCGAAGCCATCGCGGGCGACTTCCTGGAAGGCCTGTCGCGCGAGGGCTTCCGCATCGCGCATGACGTGTCGGCCTACAGCTTTCCCGCCATGGCCAAGGCGGCGCTGCCGCTCATGAAGGGGCGCAACGGCTCGGTGCTGACGCTGACCTACCTGGGCGCCGAGCGCGTCGTCCCCAACTACAACACCATGGGCCTGGCCAAGGCATCGCTGGAAGCCAGCGTGCGCTACCTGGCCACGGCGCTGGGCCCGCAAGGCATACGCGCCAACGGCATCTCGGCCGGCCCCATCAAGACCCTGGCGGCCAGCGGCATCAAGGATTTCTCGTCCATCCTGAAGTTCGTCGAAAGCAATGCGCCGCTGCGGCGCAATGTGTCCATCGACGACGTCGGCAACGTCGCGGCCTTCATGCTGTCGGATCTGGCCGCCGGCGTGACGGGCGAAATCACCCACGTGGACGCGGGCTTTTCGACGATCGTGCCGGGCATGGAATAA
- a CDS encoding NUDIX hydrolase yields MTDPIESRVSAELVAVLVAVTDGQPRVLTTGDAHALPAGPFQSEHRSLQAGLRAWVEAQTHHPLGYVEQLYTFADRDRADQPDARIISVSYLGLTRELAQTGGAGVGWQGWYRYFPWEDRRDGAPAFVASLIEPRLRAWAATGPAAQRGRRYDRVAITFGLDGAGWNEDMVLQRYELLYEAGLVPEAGRRPIRPALPGTPMIHDHRRILATGIARLRAKIKYRPVVFELMPEEFTLLQLQQSVEALAGRGLHKQNFRRLIEQQELVEETGGMTSGTAGRPAKLFRFRRDVMLERAISGSKLPLAREPHLV; encoded by the coding sequence TTGACCGATCCCATCGAAAGCCGCGTTTCCGCCGAACTCGTCGCCGTGCTGGTCGCCGTGACCGACGGCCAGCCTCGCGTGTTGACCACAGGCGATGCGCACGCGCTGCCCGCCGGGCCATTCCAGTCCGAACACCGGTCGCTGCAGGCCGGCCTGCGCGCCTGGGTGGAAGCACAGACCCATCATCCGCTCGGCTATGTCGAACAGCTGTACACCTTCGCCGATCGCGATCGGGCGGACCAGCCCGATGCGCGCATCATCTCGGTCAGCTACCTGGGCCTGACGCGCGAGCTGGCGCAGACGGGCGGAGCCGGCGTGGGCTGGCAGGGTTGGTACCGCTATTTCCCTTGGGAAGACCGGCGCGACGGCGCGCCGGCCTTCGTTGCGTCGTTGATCGAACCGCGCCTGCGGGCCTGGGCCGCGACCGGTCCGGCGGCGCAGCGCGGCCGCCGCTATGACCGCGTCGCCATCACCTTCGGCCTGGATGGCGCCGGGTGGAACGAAGACATGGTGCTGCAGCGCTACGAGCTGCTGTACGAAGCGGGCCTGGTGCCGGAAGCCGGCCGGCGGCCGATCCGTCCGGCGCTGCCGGGCACGCCCATGATCCATGACCATCGGCGCATCCTGGCCACCGGCATCGCCCGGCTGCGCGCCAAGATCAAATACCGCCCGGTCGTCTTCGAGCTGATGCCGGAGGAATTCACGCTGCTGCAGTTGCAGCAGAGCGTGGAAGCCCTGGCGGGCCGTGGCCTGCACAAGCAGAATTTCCGCCGTTTGATCGAACAGCAGGAGCTGGTGGAAGAAACCGGGGGCATGACCAGCGGTACCGCGGGCAGGCCCGCGAAGCTTTTCCGCTTCCGTCGCGACGTCATGCTGGAACGCGCGATTTCCGGCAGCAAGCTGCCGCTGGCCCGGGAGCCGCACCTGGTCTGA
- a CDS encoding ABC transporter substrate-binding protein has product MVLKKFAAPLIAASLALSAIATARAEMVLRVATTMSDIPLTTGQPSQGGEGMRFIGFTLYDALIRWDLSKADQPAKLVPGLATSWSVDDATHTKWTFKLRPNVKFHDGSAFDADAVVWNLDKLLKRDAPQFDQAQATQASQYVSGVASYRVVDPMTVEITTKYADAVFPYLIADVMISSPARYKEMGGDWTKVAQRPSGTGPWMLDKLVPRERAELIRNPNYWDPQRVPKSDRMVLLTMPDPNTRVAALLSRQVDWVEAPPPDTIPRLKQAGMQIVTNIYPHNWPYQLSYSEGSPFRDIRIRKAANLAIDRQGLVEFLGGTAIPSEGMVDPKHPWFGQPHFKIRYDPDEARRLMKEAGYSPQHPLHVKFAISTSGSGQMQPLPMNEFVQENLKAVGFDVELEVMEWEALRARRRAGSDAPENKGVDGINNSFGYWDPDIGLIGTSWSKMKPPAGYNWGGFSDKEADELAAKAKVEFDPKKQDAILAQLHTRIVDQAMWIWVVHDLNPRALAPNVKGFVQAQSWFQDLTPVYLQQ; this is encoded by the coding sequence TTGGTACTGAAGAAGTTCGCGGCCCCGCTCATCGCCGCCTCCCTCGCCCTTTCCGCCATCGCCACGGCTCGCGCCGAAATGGTGCTGCGCGTCGCCACCACCATGTCCGATATCCCGTTGACCACGGGCCAGCCCAGCCAGGGCGGCGAAGGCATGCGCTTCATCGGCTTCACGCTGTACGACGCGCTGATCCGCTGGGACCTGTCCAAGGCCGACCAGCCCGCCAAGCTCGTGCCGGGCCTGGCGACGTCCTGGTCCGTCGACGACGCCACCCACACCAAATGGACCTTCAAGCTCAGGCCCAACGTCAAGTTCCATGACGGTTCGGCCTTCGACGCCGATGCGGTGGTCTGGAACCTGGACAAGCTGCTCAAGCGCGACGCGCCGCAGTTCGACCAGGCACAGGCCACGCAGGCCAGCCAGTACGTGTCGGGTGTCGCCTCCTACCGTGTCGTCGATCCCATGACGGTGGAAATCACGACCAAGTATGCCGACGCGGTATTCCCCTACCTGATCGCCGATGTGATGATCTCCAGCCCCGCGCGCTACAAGGAGATGGGCGGCGATTGGACCAAGGTGGCGCAGCGCCCATCCGGCACCGGACCGTGGATGCTGGACAAGCTGGTGCCGCGCGAACGCGCGGAGCTGATACGCAACCCGAACTACTGGGATCCGCAGCGTGTGCCCAAATCCGACCGCATGGTGCTGCTGACCATGCCGGATCCCAATACGCGCGTCGCCGCGCTTCTGTCGCGCCAGGTGGATTGGGTGGAAGCGCCACCCCCCGATACGATCCCGCGCCTGAAGCAGGCGGGCATGCAGATCGTCACCAACATCTATCCCCACAACTGGCCGTACCAGCTCAGCTATTCGGAGGGATCGCCCTTCCGCGACATCCGCATCCGCAAGGCCGCCAACCTGGCGATCGACCGCCAGGGCCTGGTGGAATTCCTGGGCGGCACCGCCATCCCGTCCGAGGGCATGGTCGACCCCAAGCATCCCTGGTTCGGCCAGCCGCACTTCAAGATCCGCTACGACCCCGACGAGGCGCGGCGCCTGATGAAGGAAGCCGGGTATAGCCCACAGCATCCCCTGCATGTGAAGTTCGCGATTTCGACGTCGGGGTCCGGCCAGATGCAGCCGCTGCCCATGAACGAGTTCGTGCAGGAGAACCTCAAGGCCGTCGGCTTCGACGTCGAACTCGAAGTCATGGAGTGGGAGGCCCTGCGCGCGCGCCGCCGCGCCGGCTCCGACGCACCGGAAAACAAGGGCGTGGACGGCATCAACAACAGCTTCGGCTACTGGGATCCCGACATCGGCCTGATCGGCACGTCCTGGTCGAAGATGAAGCCACCGGCCGGCTACAACTGGGGCGGTTTCAGCGACAAGGAAGCCGACGAACTCGCCGCGAAAGCCAAGGTGGAGTTCGACCCCAAGAAGCAGGATGCCATCCTGGCCCAGCTGCATACCCGCATCGTCGACCAGGCGATGTGGATATGGGTGGTCCACGACCTGAATCCGCGCGCGCTGGCGCCCAACGTGAAGGGCTTCGTGCAGGCCCAGAGCTGGTTCCAGGACCTGACGCCCGTCTACCTGCAACAGTGA
- a CDS encoding aldo/keto reductase, with the protein MEYRHLGASGFKVPVLSFGTGTFGGKGELFEAWGKTDVAEARRLIDICLDEGVTMFDTADIYSRGASESILGEAIKGRRDKVILSTKATFRFDDEPNNVGSSRFHLIRAVDDALKRLGTDYIDLFQLHGFDARTPVEEVLSTLDTLVRSGKIRYTGVSNFSGWHLMKSQATADRYGYPRYVANQTYYSLIGRDYEWELMPLGQDQGVGAVVWSPLGWGRLTGKIRRGQPLPQTSRLHKTADYGPPVPDEYLYRVVDALDEVAAETGKTIPQIALNWLLQRPTVSTVLIGARDENQLRQNLGAVGWNLTAEQIAKLDAASAVDRAYPYWHQVGFAERNPSPV; encoded by the coding sequence ATGGAATATCGACATCTGGGTGCATCGGGATTCAAAGTCCCCGTCCTGAGCTTTGGAACCGGCACATTCGGCGGCAAGGGCGAGCTCTTCGAAGCCTGGGGCAAGACCGACGTCGCCGAAGCGCGACGGCTGATCGACATCTGCCTGGACGAAGGCGTGACGATGTTCGACACCGCCGACATCTATTCGCGCGGCGCTTCCGAATCCATCCTGGGCGAAGCCATCAAGGGACGACGCGACAAGGTCATCCTGTCCACCAAGGCCACCTTCCGCTTCGATGACGAACCCAACAACGTCGGCTCGTCGCGCTTCCATCTGATCCGCGCCGTCGACGATGCGCTCAAGCGCCTGGGCACCGACTATATCGACCTGTTCCAGCTGCACGGTTTCGACGCCCGCACGCCGGTGGAAGAAGTCCTGTCCACGCTGGACACGCTGGTGCGGTCGGGCAAGATCCGCTACACGGGCGTGTCGAATTTCTCGGGCTGGCACCTGATGAAATCCCAGGCCACGGCCGACCGCTACGGCTATCCGCGCTACGTGGCCAACCAGACCTACTACTCGCTGATCGGCCGGGATTACGAGTGGGAACTGATGCCCCTGGGCCAGGACCAGGGCGTGGGCGCCGTCGTCTGGAGCCCGCTGGGGTGGGGACGCCTGACCGGCAAGATCCGCCGCGGCCAGCCGCTGCCGCAGACCAGCCGTCTGCACAAGACCGCCGACTACGGTCCGCCTGTGCCGGACGAATACCTGTACCGCGTCGTCGACGCGCTCGATGAAGTGGCGGCCGAAACCGGCAAGACCATTCCGCAGATCGCGCTGAACTGGCTGCTGCAGCGTCCCACCGTCAGCACCGTGCTGATCGGCGCGCGGGATGAAAACCAGCTGCGCCAGAACCTGGGGGCGGTGGGTTGGAACCTGACCGCCGAACAGATCGCGAAACTGGACGCCGCCAGCGCCGTCGATCGCGCCTACCCGTACTGGCACCAGGTGGGCTTCGCGGAACGCAATCCTTCGCCGGTCTGA
- a CDS encoding transglycosylase SLT domain-containing protein — protein sequence MKLFRLIFPLLLAVLAGCAGTTHKQTELHAGDLDTQQPGYPTRYVATVTSRTIDLTHPPRDVWDRIRRGFAIPNLHNPLVDQWTDYYASHPEAVQRMAERAGKYLYFITEEINQRGMPTELALLPFVESAYNPSALSRAQASGLWQFVPATGQHYNLKQDWWRDERRDPIASTNAALDYLENLFEMQGDWYLALASYNWGEGSVQRAMAKNEAAGLPTDYLSLQMPDETRNYVPKLQAIKNIIANPTKYAVVLPAVNNTPYFATVQKNRDIDIEVAARLAEMPVDEFKALNPSFNRPVIRGEHASMILPADRVAVFNANMENYKGDLSSWKVYQPQRGDTYASIAHRFGISESTLRGLNDIPSRQKRIAMAQHLLVPARGGVQVASLDNAGPATQGPVVQRGSVRPATAQVASAKMTAPRPNVRQHKVKSGDTLFSLARQYSTTVDALRALNNLKGNALKVGSTLRVPGTNVRG from the coding sequence ATGAAATTGTTCCGGCTAATCTTTCCCCTGCTCTTGGCCGTACTGGCCGGCTGCGCGGGAACGACGCACAAACAGACAGAACTCCACGCAGGCGATCTCGACACCCAGCAACCCGGATATCCGACCCGCTATGTCGCCACGGTCACGTCACGCACCATCGACCTGACCCACCCCCCGCGCGACGTCTGGGACCGCATACGCCGCGGCTTCGCCATCCCCAATCTGCACAATCCCCTGGTCGACCAGTGGACCGACTACTACGCCTCGCATCCCGAGGCCGTGCAGCGGATGGCCGAACGCGCGGGCAAGTATCTGTATTTCATCACCGAGGAAATCAACCAGCGCGGCATGCCCACCGAGCTGGCCCTGCTGCCCTTCGTGGAAAGCGCGTACAACCCCTCGGCCCTGTCGCGCGCCCAGGCCTCGGGCCTGTGGCAGTTCGTGCCGGCTACCGGGCAGCACTACAACCTGAAGCAGGACTGGTGGCGCGACGAACGGCGTGACCCCATCGCTTCCACCAATGCGGCGCTGGACTACCTGGAAAACCTCTTCGAAATGCAGGGCGACTGGTATCTGGCCCTGGCCTCCTACAACTGGGGCGAAGGTTCGGTGCAGCGCGCCATGGCGAAGAACGAAGCCGCGGGCCTGCCCACCGATTACCTGTCGCTGCAGATGCCGGACGAAACACGCAACTACGTGCCGAAGCTGCAGGCAATCAAGAACATCATCGCCAATCCGACCAAGTACGCCGTGGTCCTGCCGGCGGTCAACAACACGCCGTATTTCGCCACGGTGCAGAAGAATCGCGACATCGATATCGAAGTCGCCGCGCGCCTGGCCGAAATGCCGGTGGACGAGTTCAAGGCCTTGAACCCGTCCTTCAATCGTCCGGTGATCCGCGGCGAGCACGCCTCCATGATCCTGCCGGCCGACCGTGTGGCGGTGTTCAACGCCAACATGGAGAACTACAAGGGCGACCTGTCCAGCTGGAAGGTGTACCAGCCGCAGCGGGGCGATACCTACGCCTCGATCGCGCACCGCTTCGGCATTTCGGAGTCCACGCTGCGCGGGCTGAACGACATCCCGTCGCGCCAGAAGCGCATCGCCATGGCGCAGCACCTGCTGGTGCCGGCGCGCGGTGGCGTGCAGGTGGCCTCGCTGGATAATGCCGGTCCGGCCACGCAGGGCCCGGTCGTGCAGCGCGGCTCGGTGCGTCCGGCCACGGCGCAGGTGGCCTCGGCCAAGATGACCGCGCCGCGGCCCAATGTGCGCCAGCACAAGGTCAAGTCCGGCGATACGCTGTTTTCGCTGGCGCGGCAATACAGCACCACGGTAGACGCGCTGCGCGCACTGAACAACCTGAAGGGCAATGCCTTGAAGGTGGGCAGCACGCTGCGGGTACCGGGCACGAACGTGCGCGGCTGA
- the nadC gene encoding carboxylating nicotinate-nucleotide diphosphorylase translates to MARPAAANSSDAARTVAPLPAVMLEPVVRAALLEDLGRAGDITTDAIVDADTESRLRLVARKPGVLAGLDLARMAFALTDARIELLPALRDGARLRPGDEIAVVAGPARGILTAERTALNLLCHLSGVASATAAIADAIRPYGTRVTCTRKTLPGMRALQKYAVRVGGGSNHRFGLDDAMLIKDNHVALAGGIRPAIERARAAAGHLVRIELEVDTLAQLEEALALGVDVVLLDNMDLAQLRQAVAMAKGRAVTEASGGVTPETAPAIAATGVDLIAIGWITHSVQVLDIGLDA, encoded by the coding sequence ATGGCGCGTCCGGCGGCCGCGAATTCCTCCGACGCGGCGCGCACGGTCGCGCCCCTGCCCGCCGTCATGCTGGAACCCGTGGTGCGCGCCGCGCTGCTGGAGGACCTGGGCCGGGCGGGCGACATCACGACGGACGCGATCGTCGATGCCGATACCGAATCGCGGCTGCGCCTGGTCGCACGCAAGCCTGGCGTGCTGGCGGGATTGGACCTGGCGCGCATGGCCTTCGCGCTGACCGACGCGCGCATCGAGCTCCTGCCGGCGCTGCGCGATGGCGCCCGCCTGCGCCCGGGCGATGAGATCGCCGTGGTGGCCGGGCCGGCGCGTGGCATCCTGACCGCCGAACGCACCGCGCTGAACCTGCTGTGCCACCTGAGCGGGGTGGCATCCGCCACGGCGGCCATCGCGGATGCCATACGCCCTTATGGAACGCGCGTCACCTGCACGCGCAAGACGCTGCCCGGCATGCGGGCGCTGCAGAAGTACGCCGTGCGGGTCGGCGGCGGTAGCAACCACCGCTTCGGCCTGGACGACGCCATGCTGATCAAGGACAACCACGTGGCCCTGGCTGGCGGCATACGGCCCGCCATCGAACGGGCGCGCGCGGCTGCCGGGCATCTGGTCAGGATCGAGCTGGAAGTCGACACCCTTGCGCAGTTGGAAGAAGCACTGGCGCTGGGCGTGGACGTCGTGCTGCTGGACAACATGGACCTGGCGCAATTGCGCCAGGCCGTCGCCATGGCCAAGGGCCGGGCGGTCACCGAAGCCTCCGGCGGCGTCACGCCGGAAACCGCCCCGGCGATCGCCGCCACGGGCGTGGACCTGATCGCCATAGGGTGGATCACGCACAGCGTGCAAGTGCTGGATATCGGCCTGGACGCCTGA